One genomic window of Antricoccus suffuscus includes the following:
- the glgP gene encoding alpha-glucan family phosphorylase translates to MKAIRRLTVRISLPPEISALNDVIMNLRWVWHEPARALFESIDPQLWRACGHNPIRLLGEVSADRLTALAADEHFKRMVDGSAADLRDYLDDRGWYGAANDKATDAGTPLPRQIAYFSPEFGITEVLPQYSGGLGILAGDHLKAASDLGVPIIGVGLLYGAGYFAQSLSADGGQRETYPHHDPDGMPLTKMIDAAGDPVLISIDLPEDQVLHAQVWRAQVGRVPLLLLDSDIEANSAALRTVTDRLYGGGKDHRIVQELLLGVGGVRAIRAYCAVTGTAAPEVYHTNEGHAGFQGLERIRELMTGRGLRFDEALQAVRTSTVFTTHTPVPAGIDRFEKSLLIDVLRDDRALPGVPIDQIVALGDEADPAVFNMAHMGFGLAARANGVSQLHGDVSRDMFNSLWPGFDRGEVPIGSVTNGVHAATWVAPQVFDLARRTAGDRPVGFDLIEQVPARELWELRNDLRDGLVSDVRRRVFASSLQRGMTAAELGWTSSVFDPNVLTIGFARRVPSYKRLTLMLRDPERLRALLLHPDHPVQIVLAGKSHPDDGGGKELIRQMVRFADDPEIRHRIVFLPDYDIEMARELYAGCDVWLNNPLRPLEACGTSGMKSALNGGLNLSIRDGWWDEMYDGRNGWEIPTADGVEDPDRRDDLEATALYDLLEREVAPLFYAAGDDAVPTGWVDMVRHTIASLGPKVIATRMLNDYVRALYAPSALAARAAERDDFAQAKALAAWCNKVRAAWPTVRVAFAESSSDDADHGLGSHLNVRAEVHLAGLSPDDVLVQVVYGKPDDDNELRVPAYAQMQPVGGDGDDHWYAADVVLDRQGAFGYTVRILPQNAALASSADLGLVSTA, encoded by the coding sequence GTGAAGGCAATCCGCCGTTTGACGGTCCGAATATCCCTACCGCCCGAGATCTCAGCGCTCAACGACGTGATCATGAACCTGCGATGGGTGTGGCACGAGCCGGCTCGCGCGCTGTTTGAGTCGATTGACCCCCAACTCTGGCGGGCCTGCGGGCACAATCCGATCAGGCTGCTCGGCGAAGTGTCCGCCGACCGACTGACCGCTTTGGCCGCCGACGAACATTTCAAGCGCATGGTCGACGGTTCCGCCGCCGACCTTCGTGACTACCTCGACGATCGCGGCTGGTACGGCGCGGCCAACGACAAAGCCACCGATGCCGGTACGCCATTGCCGCGGCAAATCGCCTACTTCTCCCCAGAGTTCGGCATTACCGAGGTACTACCGCAGTACTCCGGCGGGTTGGGCATTCTGGCGGGCGATCATCTCAAGGCCGCCAGCGACTTGGGGGTGCCGATCATCGGGGTCGGCCTGTTGTATGGAGCCGGCTACTTCGCGCAGTCGCTCTCCGCGGATGGCGGTCAGCGCGAGACCTATCCGCATCACGATCCCGACGGGATGCCGCTGACCAAGATGATCGATGCCGCGGGCGACCCCGTGCTGATTTCGATCGACCTGCCCGAAGATCAAGTCCTGCACGCTCAGGTGTGGCGCGCTCAGGTTGGACGGGTTCCGCTGCTGCTGCTCGATTCGGACATCGAGGCCAACTCGGCCGCGCTGCGCACGGTCACGGACCGACTGTACGGCGGCGGCAAGGATCACCGGATCGTCCAGGAACTGCTGCTTGGTGTAGGTGGTGTGCGCGCGATCCGCGCCTATTGCGCCGTTACGGGGACCGCCGCGCCGGAGGTTTACCACACCAATGAAGGGCACGCCGGATTTCAAGGCCTGGAACGGATCCGTGAGTTGATGACCGGCCGCGGGCTCCGTTTCGACGAGGCTCTTCAAGCAGTCCGGACGAGTACCGTGTTCACCACTCATACACCGGTGCCGGCCGGGATCGACCGTTTCGAGAAGTCGTTGCTGATCGACGTGCTGCGCGATGATCGCGCGCTACCGGGGGTGCCGATCGACCAGATCGTGGCGCTCGGTGACGAAGCCGACCCCGCGGTGTTCAACATGGCGCACATGGGATTCGGCCTTGCCGCACGGGCAAACGGCGTCAGCCAACTGCACGGCGACGTCAGCCGGGACATGTTCAACTCCCTATGGCCCGGATTCGACCGCGGCGAGGTTCCGATCGGCTCGGTCACCAACGGCGTGCACGCCGCGACGTGGGTAGCGCCACAGGTCTTCGACCTGGCTCGGCGGACGGCGGGGGACAGGCCCGTCGGCTTTGACCTGATCGAGCAGGTCCCGGCTCGCGAGCTGTGGGAACTGCGCAACGATCTGCGCGATGGGTTGGTCTCCGACGTACGCCGCCGGGTTTTCGCCTCGTCCCTGCAGCGGGGAATGACCGCGGCCGAGTTGGGATGGACGAGCTCCGTGTTCGACCCGAATGTCCTGACGATCGGGTTTGCCCGCAGGGTGCCGTCGTACAAGCGGCTCACCCTCATGCTGCGCGACCCCGAACGGCTGCGCGCGCTGCTGCTGCACCCGGACCACCCGGTGCAGATTGTGCTGGCGGGTAAGAGCCACCCCGACGACGGCGGTGGCAAGGAGCTGATCCGACAGATGGTGCGCTTCGCGGATGACCCGGAAATCCGACACCGCATCGTGTTCCTGCCGGACTATGACATCGAGATGGCTCGCGAGCTGTACGCCGGCTGTGATGTGTGGTTGAACAACCCGCTGCGGCCGCTGGAGGCGTGCGGGACGTCTGGGATGAAGTCGGCCCTGAACGGCGGCCTCAACCTGTCGATTCGGGACGGCTGGTGGGATGAGATGTACGACGGGCGCAACGGCTGGGAGATCCCCACTGCTGATGGCGTCGAGGATCCCGACCGGCGTGACGATCTTGAGGCGACCGCTCTCTACGATTTGCTTGAGCGAGAGGTCGCGCCGTTGTTCTACGCTGCCGGTGATGATGCGGTGCCGACCGGGTGGGTCGACATGGTGCGGCACACAATCGCATCGCTTGGGCCGAAGGTCATCGCGACTCGGATGCTCAATGACTATGTTCGTGCTCTTTACGCACCGTCTGCGCTTGCCGCACGGGCGGCCGAGCGCGACGACTTTGCCCAAGCCAAGGCGCTTGCTGCCTGGTGCAACAAGGTACGGGCCGCGTGGCCGACGGTCAGGGTCGCGTTCGCCGAGTCGTCTAGTGACGACGCCGATCACGGTCTAGGCAGCCATCTGAATGTGCGCGCCGAAGTTCACCTGGCCGGCCTGAGCCCGGACGACGTGCTGGTGCAGGTCGTCTACGGCAAGCCGGACGACGATAATGAGCTGCGCGTTCCGGCGTACGCCCAGATGCAACCTGTCGGGGGCGACGGTGATGACCATTGGTACGCCGCGGACGTCGTACTTGACCGGCAGGGCGCATTCGGCTACACGGTCCGGATCCTGCCGCAGAACGCCGCACTCGCGTCCTCGGCCGATCTAGGCTTGGTCTCGACCGCCTGA
- a CDS encoding FHA domain-containing protein: protein MSQRYEITPGPGLVARHSDSILWVGSDLAPEAWDALGAVLDVVPGTDPSGAETAASLESLAAVLREHPATTFAALIISEGHAQGILRGPVTVCNTTAVAPATGYEQFGVTVPFEMSEAVYVGTAEATGNHPSIAQLFDLDAGVVPGGGAWVHPITSGHRYASGASGTHSAIDTGTHQASADTPAQPAEAPPAGAALAGAAVAAGGVAAGLGAVAADDQDSDPAPSSDAPTSIPNDPDATQMYTRDDHEDAGDAEWAPTPDSPPAAEEPAGVADSAGVADPAGVADSAGVEDPAAAEPPVASDQSPADLPSLSAPPSPWAMPNVAAGSEATAGAFTPSEDHLQIDLRAVEPKSTVQPLPLIPTAASGAQSSTHRSSVLVFDDGSTFALDHDYVIGRRPERHELVQSGQARPLTVVDPDTVLSGAHAALRLHGNDVYLEDLGSLNGSHIARPGAADWTRVEPFTPERLEPGTRLLFGWTVATYSGGRDQA from the coding sequence ATGAGCCAGCGATACGAAATCACTCCCGGCCCCGGGCTCGTCGCCCGCCACAGCGACTCCATCTTGTGGGTCGGATCTGATCTCGCTCCCGAAGCCTGGGACGCACTCGGCGCCGTGCTCGACGTTGTGCCAGGCACCGACCCCTCCGGCGCAGAGACGGCCGCCTCGCTGGAATCCTTAGCCGCGGTTCTGCGCGAGCATCCGGCGACAACCTTCGCCGCCCTCATCATCTCCGAGGGGCATGCCCAAGGCATCCTGCGTGGCCCGGTCACGGTCTGCAACACCACGGCGGTTGCTCCGGCGACCGGCTACGAGCAGTTCGGCGTCACGGTGCCTTTCGAGATGTCCGAAGCCGTGTACGTCGGCACGGCCGAGGCAACCGGTAACCATCCCTCGATCGCGCAGCTGTTCGACCTTGACGCGGGCGTCGTACCCGGTGGTGGCGCGTGGGTCCATCCCATCACCTCCGGCCACCGTTACGCATCGGGCGCGAGTGGTACGCATTCCGCCATCGACACCGGCACGCACCAAGCGTCCGCGGACACGCCCGCACAGCCAGCCGAGGCACCGCCCGCCGGTGCCGCACTGGCCGGTGCTGCCGTGGCTGCGGGCGGGGTAGCCGCCGGGCTCGGCGCGGTCGCCGCTGACGATCAAGACTCCGATCCGGCACCATCGAGCGACGCACCGACGTCGATACCGAACGACCCTGACGCTACGCAGATGTACACCCGTGACGACCACGAGGACGCGGGTGATGCCGAGTGGGCGCCGACACCGGACAGCCCACCGGCAGCCGAGGAACCTGCCGGTGTCGCAGACTCTGCCGGTGTCGCAGACCCTGCCGGTGTCGCAGACTCTGCCGGTGTCGAAGACCCTGCCGCAGCGGAACCGCCCGTTGCCTCTGACCAATCGCCGGCCGACCTTCCGTCACTGTCTGCCCCGCCCTCTCCGTGGGCGATGCCCAACGTTGCAGCGGGCAGTGAGGCCACCGCCGGCGCGTTCACCCCGTCCGAGGACCATCTGCAGATCGACCTACGCGCCGTCGAGCCCAAGTCGACCGTGCAGCCGCTGCCGCTCATCCCGACCGCTGCGTCCGGTGCTCAGTCTTCGACGCACCGCTCCAGCGTGCTGGTCTTCGACGACGGAAGCACCTTCGCGCTCGACCACGACTACGTGATCGGCCGGCGGCCCGAGCGCCATGAGCTCGTGCAGTCCGGTCAAGCGCGACCGCTGACAGTCGTGGATCCGGACACGGTCCTATCTGGCGCGCATGCCGCATTGCGGCTGCATGGCAACGACGTCTACCTCGAAGACCTCGGTTCGCTGAACGGCTCGCACATCGCGCGGCCCGGGGCCGCGGACTGGACCCGGGTCGAGCCGTTCACGCCCGAACGTCTCGAGCCGGGCACCCGACTGCTGTTTGGCTGGACCGTGGCGACGTATTCAGGCGGTCGAGACCAAGCCTAG
- a CDS encoding protein kinase domain-containing protein, producing MVQPGPADGFGSPDSSQPAADGALPTPVPTTYIADFRITKRLGHGGSFMLATPPERLGDVGGQIVLKVFPTEIAANDESAVTALTEALRAIAAVHSDYLVQMIEAGRNQGVFYCAMEYLAGGSLAEPSIPLTMGEAVRAVANAARGAHALHDAGIPHRNIHPAGIILHADGAKLADPGLASYLNPGMTLTGRLGVPEVDFISPEIIRGLPASRATDVWSLGATLHYVASGKSIFPNLDRSNPVASLSAVLNTPPTIAEGLPQPVDQIVRQCIDPHHPDRPSSAGDLADRLDELWKRS from the coding sequence ATGGTTCAACCTGGGCCCGCCGACGGTTTCGGCTCACCCGACAGCTCGCAACCGGCCGCCGACGGTGCGCTCCCCACGCCGGTACCGACGACGTATATCGCTGACTTCCGGATCACCAAGAGGCTCGGTCACGGTGGCTCGTTTATGCTCGCCACGCCGCCAGAGCGGCTCGGTGATGTCGGCGGGCAGATTGTCCTCAAAGTATTTCCTACCGAGATCGCCGCCAACGACGAGTCCGCCGTCACCGCCCTCACCGAAGCGCTCCGCGCGATTGCCGCTGTGCACTCGGACTACCTCGTGCAGATGATCGAAGCCGGACGCAACCAAGGCGTCTTCTACTGCGCGATGGAATACCTCGCCGGTGGCAGCCTCGCGGAACCATCGATCCCGTTGACCATGGGCGAAGCGGTCCGGGCGGTGGCCAACGCGGCGCGCGGCGCCCACGCCCTGCACGATGCCGGCATCCCCCATCGCAACATCCACCCGGCAGGGATCATCCTGCACGCCGACGGCGCCAAGCTCGCCGACCCAGGACTCGCGTCGTACCTCAATCCAGGCATGACACTGACCGGACGCCTCGGCGTACCCGAAGTCGACTTCATCTCGCCGGAAATTATCCGCGGCCTGCCGGCATCTCGCGCCACGGACGTATGGTCCCTCGGCGCCACCCTTCATTACGTCGCCTCGGGTAAGTCGATCTTCCCCAACCTGGACCGTTCCAACCCGGTGGCCTCACTGAGCGCCGTACTCAACACGCCACCGACGATCGCCGAGGGGTTGCCACAACCGGTCGACCAGATCGTCCGTCAGTGCATCGATCCCCACCATCCAGACCGTCCCTCCTCCGCCGGCGATCTCGCCGACCGCCTCGACGAACTTTGGAAACGCTCATGA
- a CDS encoding 6,7-dimethyl-8-ribityllumazine synthase has product MSTQANDQVGARIAIVSSQWHNEIVDEGVRGFRESLTQLRDCTVEEYAVPGAFEIPLHALRLAQTGRYAAIATCGLIVDGGIYRHEFVSTAVIDGLMRVQLDTGVPVFSAVLTPHHFHEHADHAGFFKAHFRTKGTELARACHTTLLSLDALR; this is encoded by the coding sequence ATGAGCACGCAAGCTAACGACCAGGTGGGTGCCCGCATCGCCATCGTCTCCTCGCAGTGGCACAACGAGATTGTCGACGAGGGCGTCCGGGGCTTCCGCGAATCGCTCACCCAACTGCGTGACTGCACCGTCGAGGAGTACGCCGTCCCCGGCGCCTTCGAGATCCCGCTGCACGCGCTGCGCTTGGCACAGACCGGGAGGTACGCCGCGATCGCGACCTGCGGCCTGATCGTCGACGGCGGGATTTACCGTCACGAGTTCGTCTCCACCGCGGTCATCGACGGTCTGATGCGGGTGCAGCTCGATACCGGCGTACCGGTGTTCTCCGCCGTCCTGACGCCGCACCATTTCCATGAGCATGCCGACCATGCGGGCTTCTTCAAGGCACATTTTCGGACCAAGGGCACCGAGCTCGCGCGCGCCTGCCATACGACGCTGCTGAGTCTGGACGCCCTGCGCTGA
- a CDS encoding ABC transporter ATP-binding protein — translation MDSDLVIDMQDVSVRRGTNVLLDQINWRVELDERWVILGKNGAGKTTLLKLASAQMHPSSGTVTLLGDRLGKVDVFDLRPRIGLASAALASRIPPAEHVSDIVVSAGYSVMGRWREAYDDIDHDRARTLLRQWGVERLADRQFGTLSEGERKRVQICRALMTDPELLLLDEPAAGLDLTGREDLLARLSEFAADADAPAMVLVTHHVEEIPRAFTNVMMLRDGSVVREGLLDDQMSEQAIFDTFGVEVYLSKRRGRFFASVA, via the coding sequence ATGGATTCTGATCTGGTCATCGACATGCAAGACGTCTCGGTACGACGCGGCACCAACGTTCTTCTCGACCAGATCAACTGGCGCGTGGAGCTCGACGAGCGCTGGGTGATCCTCGGTAAGAACGGTGCCGGCAAGACGACTCTCCTCAAACTGGCCTCCGCGCAGATGCATCCGTCATCGGGCACGGTCACGCTGCTTGGCGACCGGTTAGGCAAGGTCGACGTGTTTGACCTTCGGCCCCGGATTGGGCTCGCGTCGGCCGCACTCGCATCGCGGATCCCCCCGGCAGAGCACGTCTCGGACATCGTCGTGTCAGCCGGCTACTCGGTCATGGGCCGTTGGCGCGAGGCGTACGACGACATCGACCACGACCGGGCCCGTACGTTGCTGCGGCAGTGGGGCGTGGAGCGGCTGGCCGATCGTCAGTTCGGCACCCTCAGCGAAGGAGAGCGCAAGCGGGTCCAGATCTGTCGTGCGCTGATGACCGATCCGGAGCTGCTGCTGCTCGATGAACCGGCCGCCGGCCTCGACCTGACCGGCCGCGAAGACCTGCTCGCGCGGCTCAGCGAGTTCGCCGCGGACGCGGACGCTCCGGCGATGGTGCTGGTCACCCACCACGTCGAAGAGATTCCGCGCGCATTCACCAACGTCATGATGCTGCGCGATGGCAGCGTCGTACGGGAAGGTCTGCTCGATGACCAGATGAGCGAGCAAGCGATCTTCGACACGTTCGGCGTCGAGGTGTATCTCTCCAAGCGTCGCGGCCGGTTCTTTGCCTCGGTGGCCTAG
- a CDS encoding enoyl-CoA hydratase/isomerase family protein has protein sequence MGEFVTLEVEDGVGTIRLNRPPMNALDKNVQEDIRSAAHEAGANDDIKAVIVYGGEKVFAAGADIKEMQPMSFRDMSARADALSSSFTALADLPKPTVAAITGYALGGGLELSMCCDIRIVADNAKLGQPEILLGIIPGAGGTQRLSRLVGPAKAKDICYTGRFVDADEALRIGLADKVVPAASVYDEAKKWAGQFVGGASMALRAVKAAVDGGLNGDLASGLKLESQLFAALFATEDQKNGMQSFIDNGPGKAKFTGR, from the coding sequence ATGGGCGAGTTCGTGACACTTGAGGTCGAAGACGGGGTCGGTACGATCCGGCTCAACCGTCCCCCGATGAACGCCTTGGACAAGAACGTCCAGGAAGACATTCGGTCCGCCGCACACGAAGCCGGCGCCAACGATGACATCAAGGCCGTCATCGTGTACGGCGGGGAGAAAGTGTTCGCCGCGGGCGCGGACATCAAAGAGATGCAGCCGATGAGCTTCAGAGACATGTCGGCACGCGCAGATGCGCTGTCATCGTCGTTCACCGCACTCGCCGACTTACCGAAGCCGACCGTTGCCGCGATTACCGGCTACGCGCTTGGTGGCGGTCTCGAACTGTCGATGTGCTGCGATATTCGCATCGTCGCCGACAATGCGAAGCTCGGCCAGCCGGAGATCCTGCTCGGCATCATCCCCGGCGCCGGTGGCACCCAGCGACTGTCCCGGCTCGTCGGCCCGGCCAAGGCCAAAGACATCTGCTACACCGGGCGTTTCGTCGACGCCGACGAAGCACTTCGGATCGGGCTCGCCGACAAGGTCGTGCCGGCCGCATCGGTGTACGACGAGGCGAAGAAGTGGGCTGGTCAGTTCGTCGGCGGTGCGTCGATGGCGCTGCGCGCCGTGAAGGCGGCCGTGGACGGCGGGCTCAACGGCGACCTCGCCTCTGGGCTGAAGCTGGAAAGCCAGCTGTTCGCGGCCCTGTTCGCCACCGAGGACCAGAAGAACGGTATGCAGTCGTTCATCGACAACGGTCCCGGTAAGGCGAAATTCACCGGCCGCTAA
- a CDS encoding electron transfer flavoprotein subunit beta/FixA family protein, with translation MNIVVLVKQVPDSGNPRTLKDSDNTVDRENADLVLNEMDEYAIEEALLIKENQGDGEVTVLSVGPESATDTIRKALQMGADKGVHVTDPAIHGSDAIATAKVIAGALGKLEWDIVISGAESTDGRVTVIPAMLAEITGATQLTSARKLTFEGTEVTAERQVDGGYEVVKGQLPAVISVWDTINEPRYPSFKGIMQAKKKPIDTLALADTGVDAGEVGLENSWSEVIEWAPRPPRQAGQAITDEGDGGVKLVEYLVGQKLI, from the coding sequence ATGAACATCGTCGTACTTGTGAAGCAGGTTCCTGATTCAGGCAACCCGCGCACACTCAAAGACAGTGACAACACAGTTGATCGCGAAAACGCCGATCTCGTCCTTAACGAGATGGACGAATACGCCATCGAGGAAGCTCTCCTAATAAAGGAAAACCAAGGCGACGGTGAAGTTACCGTTCTTTCGGTGGGCCCCGAGTCGGCGACCGACACGATCCGCAAGGCACTGCAAATGGGTGCCGACAAGGGTGTGCACGTGACCGACCCCGCGATTCACGGCTCTGACGCCATCGCGACGGCCAAGGTCATCGCGGGCGCGCTCGGCAAGCTCGAGTGGGACATCGTGATCAGCGGCGCCGAGTCGACCGACGGCCGTGTCACCGTGATCCCGGCAATGCTTGCCGAGATCACCGGCGCGACCCAGCTGACCAGCGCACGGAAGCTCACGTTCGAGGGCACCGAGGTTACCGCCGAGCGTCAGGTCGATGGCGGTTACGAAGTGGTCAAGGGCCAGTTGCCTGCTGTTATCAGCGTCTGGGACACCATCAATGAGCCGCGCTACCCGTCGTTCAAGGGCATCATGCAGGCCAAGAAGAAGCCGATCGACACCCTCGCGCTCGCCGACACCGGCGTCGACGCCGGCGAGGTCGGACTCGAGAACTCCTGGTCCGAGGTCATCGAGTGGGCGCCACGTCCGCCGCGTCAGGCCGGCCAGGCGATCACCGACGAGGGCGACGGCGGCGTGAAGCTCGTCGAGTACCTCGTGGGCCAGAAACTTATCTAG
- a CDS encoding electron transfer flavoprotein subunit alpha/FixB family protein, whose protein sequence is MSEVLVLVEAADGALKKATLELLTAARGLGEPSAVVIGAAGTTDALAAALTENGAEKIYAVESDDVVNYSVAPKVEALAQLVSEKSPAAVLIGSTTEGKEIAGRLAVKTGNGLLTDAVDLDGEGVATQSIFAGGVSVKSKVKTGLSIVTLRPNSITVSTQAGAGAREDIAVTVSDNAKKAQIVDRVTESGGSRPELTEAGKIVSGGRGVGSADNFAVIEAFADSIGAAVGASRAAVDSGFYPHQFQVGQTGKTVSPQLYVAAGISGAIQHRAGMQTSKTIVAINKDAEAPIFELSDFGVVGDLFNVVPQATEEVKKHKG, encoded by the coding sequence ATGAGTGAAGTACTTGTACTCGTAGAAGCTGCCGATGGTGCCCTGAAGAAGGCGACCCTCGAGCTGCTTACCGCCGCTCGCGGACTCGGTGAGCCAAGCGCGGTCGTCATCGGCGCCGCCGGTACGACCGACGCCCTTGCCGCGGCTCTCACCGAGAACGGCGCCGAGAAGATCTACGCAGTTGAGTCCGATGACGTAGTCAACTACTCGGTTGCGCCCAAGGTCGAGGCTCTCGCCCAGCTCGTGTCCGAGAAGTCGCCGGCCGCCGTACTCATCGGCTCGACGACCGAGGGCAAAGAGATCGCGGGCCGCCTCGCGGTCAAGACCGGCAACGGGCTGCTGACCGACGCAGTGGACCTCGACGGCGAAGGTGTCGCAACCCAGTCGATCTTCGCCGGCGGCGTCAGCGTCAAGTCCAAGGTCAAGACGGGTCTGTCCATCGTCACCCTCCGGCCCAACTCGATCACGGTCAGCACGCAGGCCGGTGCCGGTGCCCGCGAAGACATCGCGGTGACCGTCTCGGACAACGCTAAGAAGGCCCAGATCGTCGACCGGGTGACCGAGTCCGGCGGTTCGCGTCCCGAGCTCACCGAGGCCGGCAAGATCGTCTCCGGTGGTCGCGGCGTTGGCAGCGCGGACAATTTCGCCGTCATCGAGGCGTTCGCCGACTCGATCGGTGCCGCGGTCGGTGCTTCGCGTGCCGCCGTCGACTCTGGTTTCTACCCGCACCAGTTCCAGGTCGGCCAGACCGGCAAGACGGTTTCGCCGCAGCTCTACGTCGCGGCCGGCATCTCCGGCGCGATCCAGCACCGCGCGGGCATGCAGACCTCGAAGACGATCGTCGCGATCAACAAAGACGCGGAGGCCCCGATCTTCGAGCTGTCCGACTTTGGTGTTGTCGGCGACCTGTTCAACGTCGTACCGCAGGCAACCGAAGAAGTGAAGAAGCACAAGGGCTAG
- a CDS encoding nitroreductase family deazaflavin-dependent oxidoreductase has protein sequence MPLKGEYERGQLGWAADQAERIEASGGTKSTTVGGRPVIVVTSVGAKTGKLRKNPLMRVEHEGTYAAVASLGGAPKHPVWYYNLKTNPHVEVQDATVKQDMRAREITGAEKDIWWERCVAAYPDYADYQKKTTRVIPVFLLEPIGADAE, from the coding sequence ATGCCACTTAAAGGGGAATACGAACGCGGACAGTTGGGCTGGGCGGCCGACCAGGCCGAGAGAATCGAAGCGTCGGGCGGGACGAAGTCGACGACTGTGGGCGGGCGGCCGGTCATCGTCGTGACGTCGGTCGGCGCGAAGACCGGGAAACTACGCAAGAACCCGTTGATGAGGGTCGAACACGAGGGCACGTACGCCGCCGTGGCATCGCTCGGTGGGGCTCCTAAGCATCCGGTCTGGTACTACAACCTCAAAACCAATCCGCACGTCGAAGTGCAGGATGCAACTGTCAAGCAAGACATGCGCGCGCGGGAAATCACCGGCGCGGAAAAAGACATCTGGTGGGAGCGCTGCGTCGCGGCGTACCCCGACTACGCCGACTACCAGAAGAAGACGACTCGAGTGATTCCGGTGTTTCTCCTCGAGCCGATCGGCGCGGACGCCGAATAA
- a CDS encoding cysteine desulfurase family protein produces MNGTEVYLDHAATTVVREEAIEAMSRVMRDVGNASSLHATGRRARRYVEEARESIAEAVGAHPIEIILTSGATEADNLAVKGLHRLRHKENPRRKTLIVSPAEHHAVLDTARWLQSDEGADLAWAEVDRYGAVTSDSLRAAIATAGDTATAVAVMWANNEVGAISDIPALAAMAAVEGVPMHSDAVQAVGVLPIDFAASGLETMAITAHKVGGPQGVGALVARRSFKPTPLLHGGGQERQIRSGTLDVAGAVGFGVAIAAATAEMRNHRERVGVLRERLIARLRTVVPDLDVNGVPENDPGRTLPGILSVSIPGCSGDALLMVLDTNGISVSTGSACTAGVAEPSHVVLAMGGSEERARSTLRISMGRTTTEADLDALVEAFPEAVLRARAAAGVR; encoded by the coding sequence GTGAACGGCACCGAGGTTTACCTCGACCATGCCGCCACCACCGTCGTGCGCGAAGAGGCCATCGAGGCCATGTCGCGGGTGATGCGCGATGTCGGTAATGCCTCATCCCTGCACGCGACGGGGCGACGGGCCCGCCGGTACGTCGAGGAAGCACGCGAGTCGATCGCCGAGGCCGTCGGTGCTCACCCGATCGAGATCATCCTCACCAGCGGTGCCACCGAGGCAGACAACTTGGCCGTCAAAGGCCTACATCGTCTGCGACACAAGGAGAATCCCAGGCGTAAGACGCTGATAGTGTCGCCGGCCGAACACCATGCTGTGTTGGATACGGCGCGCTGGCTGCAGTCTGACGAGGGCGCCGACCTGGCGTGGGCCGAGGTCGATCGATACGGCGCCGTCACCAGCGACAGTTTGCGCGCCGCGATCGCGACGGCGGGGGACACGGCCACCGCGGTAGCGGTGATGTGGGCCAACAACGAGGTGGGCGCGATCTCGGACATTCCGGCGCTGGCCGCGATGGCGGCGGTAGAGGGCGTGCCGATGCACAGCGACGCGGTGCAGGCTGTCGGCGTGCTGCCGATTGACTTCGCGGCGTCTGGACTGGAAACCATGGCGATCACCGCGCACAAGGTGGGCGGGCCACAGGGCGTGGGCGCGCTGGTCGCGCGGCGCTCGTTCAAACCAACCCCGTTACTGCACGGCGGCGGTCAGGAACGGCAGATCCGCTCCGGCACTTTGGACGTCGCCGGCGCGGTCGGGTTCGGGGTGGCGATTGCCGCGGCCACCGCGGAAATGCGGAACCACCGGGAGCGTGTCGGTGTGCTGCGCGAGCGCCTTATCGCTCGGCTACGCACCGTTGTGCCGGACCTTGACGTCAACGGCGTACCCGAAAACGATCCCGGGCGCACCCTGCCGGGGATCCTCAGCGTGTCAATTCCTGGATGCAGTGGGGATGCGCTGCTGATGGTCCTCGATACCAACGGCATCTCGGTGTCGACCGGTTCGGCATGTACCGCGGGCGTCGCCGAACCGTCGCACGTCGTACTGGCCATGGGCGGCTCCGAGGAACGGGCTCGGTCGACGCTGCGCATCTCGATGGGACGTACGACGACCGAGGCCGATCTCGACGCGTTGGTCGAAGCGTTTCCCGAGGCCGTGCTGCGCGCCCGCGCCGCGGCCGGGGTGCGCTGA